Proteins encoded in a region of the Oncorhynchus gorbuscha isolate QuinsamMale2020 ecotype Even-year linkage group LG16, OgorEven_v1.0, whole genome shotgun sequence genome:
- the LOC123998589 gene encoding interferon a3-like yields the protein MGSISFWMCLILTICTWHKTFGCTWMRTLPQSRSMFQVFSNNTITVLREMGHVVSREPQITFPYEEYRHVDHFKDDDKIVFISQTLNAIEKLYRSDNYDSFWDQKVVDEFMIDLHRQTSELDQCVKAIRATLPKSDKGVNKNMSLHFKFLNNYLKREEYSASGWEGIRKVVLAHMLRLVTIILTNQ from the exons ATGGGTTCAATAAGCTTTTGGATGTGCTTGATCCTGACGATTTGCACCTGGCATAAAACCTTCGGATGCACTTGGATGAGGACACTTCCTCAGTCTCGGAGCATGTTCCAAGTGTTCAGCAACAACACCATAACGGTGCTTCGGGAAATG GGTCATGTGGTCTCTCGAGAACCTCAGATCACTTTCCCTTACGAGGAATACAGACATGTCGATCATTTCAAG GATGACGACAAGATTGTCTTCATTTCGCAAACTCTGAACGCTATTGAGAAATTGTACAGAAGTGATAACTATGATTCTTTCTGGGACCAGAAAGTAGTTGACGAGTTTATGATTGACCTGCATCGCCAGACCTCGGAGCTGGACCAATGT GTAAAGGCTATAAGAGCTACACTACCAAAATCTGACAAAGGAGTGAACAAAAATATGAGCCTTCACTTCAAATTCCTGAATAATTACTTGAAACGCGAG GAATACAGCGCAAGCGGCTGGGAAGGCATAAGGAAAGTGGTGCTGGCACACATGCTAAGACTAGTCACAATAATATTGACTAACCAATGA